The proteins below are encoded in one region of Parvicella tangerina:
- a CDS encoding T9SS type A sorting domain-containing protein, with translation MIKVFFFLLLIIPVIISGQGSFAPGAGQPGTSAIHKDSSVFVGWATNCTTSRGPQNIAISGSPVTTLGDDYMATGMSGANGTVTLGDGGEAILTFDYPIINGAGWDFAVFENSFDGLFLELAYVEVSSDGVNYFRFPSTSEVQDTIQTASYGNTDPTMINNLAGKYKAGYGTPFDLEELSGTPGLNVDSVTHVKVIDVIGTIDEAFASYDQYGNKINDPYPTDFAAGGFDLDAVGVIHQDLAASARTHDISFVIYPSVVEDQLNISCTSQKLGSIMIFSLDGRIILSQDVLAPNKTIQLSHLGSGSYIVRTQFGSAQFFKR, from the coding sequence ATGATCAAAGTGTTTTTCTTCTTGCTCCTTATAATCCCTGTAATCATCTCAGGACAAGGATCATTTGCACCAGGAGCTGGTCAGCCTGGCACTTCAGCTATTCACAAAGACAGCAGCGTTTTTGTCGGTTGGGCAACTAATTGCACTACGAGTCGCGGCCCACAAAACATTGCTATTTCAGGATCCCCCGTTACCACTTTAGGCGATGACTACATGGCTACAGGAATGAGTGGTGCGAATGGAACCGTAACTCTTGGTGATGGTGGCGAGGCCATTCTTACTTTTGATTATCCCATCATTAACGGAGCGGGGTGGGATTTTGCCGTGTTTGAAAATAGCTTCGATGGGTTGTTTCTTGAGCTAGCTTATGTAGAAGTGAGTTCTGATGGGGTCAATTATTTTAGGTTTCCATCAACATCAGAGGTCCAGGACACCATTCAAACCGCCTCTTATGGAAATACCGACCCAACCATGATCAACAATTTAGCGGGAAAATATAAGGCAGGATACGGGACTCCATTCGATCTTGAAGAATTGTCTGGAACTCCTGGGTTAAATGTGGATAGCGTAACTCATGTAAAGGTCATTGATGTGATCGGCACGATTGATGAGGCGTTTGCTTCCTACGATCAATATGGGAACAAGATCAACGACCCTTATCCAACTGACTTTGCGGCTGGAGGTTTTGACCTGGATGCAGTGGGTGTTATCCATCAGGATTTAGCGGCTAGCGCACGAACACATGATATCTCGTTTGTGATCTATCCCAGTGTTGTTGAAGATCAATTGAATATTTCATGCACATCACAAAAGTTGGGTAGCATTATGATCTTTTCGCTGGATGGTAGAATTATTTTGAGTCAAGACGTACTTGCTCCCAATAAGACCATTCAGCTCAGTCATTTGGGCAGTGGGTCATACATCGTTCGAACTCAATTTGGCTCGGCTCAATTTTTTAAACGTTGA